The Spinacia oleracea cultivar Varoflay chromosome 2, BTI_SOV_V1, whole genome shotgun sequence DNA segment TGGATCGTATATTTTGTCATGTGTGCATTTAGTAATAAAATAGAATGACAATTTGAATAATATCTCTAGgtgattgatttcattgcttcaTATTCCATTATTGGTCTCTTGGTTTCTTGATTATAATCGAATTTTTCAAGAAATAACATTGAGATGTTctacataattcatatggaatAATTTTTTAGTTTGCTTATAATTGAAGGAAAAGTATATTTGTGAgagcgaaaatgataaaggtcgcaacatgcgacctttaagatgtgtcacaatgatgacatgacatgtttacgtgtcatgatttaaattggaaactgaaatatttaatttatatataacCAATTATATATTTACAAAAAAGgtggaaaatcttaatattctaatttgtttccttttttatatcgactacctcatttacatattttcatattttcatagtaaaaatattgcattggtagtaaaaatattcggaaggcgcatagcctacgtggcgcctatatgtaccaattaaactgcgacacataagattgcgacaactaaatgttgtcgcaacttgcgacctttatcatcacccgaGTGAGAGAACAAGCTAGAATGGTGATTCAATTTGAAGTGTAAGTGGTATTTGTCGAAGTAGTTTCCTTTCGACTTCTTTATCTTGCAATGCAAAACAATCACATTTCTATTATCACCATAACATGAAAGCCGGAAAAAATTCATATTAGGAGAATAAAGTTATTTGATTTGAAAAGTAAACCATGTAAAATACTAAATTAAGTTGATGTTTCGATGTACCTATCTATTCCTCGTTGTCTCCCAATATCAACTTGGGACGTTTATGTGAAATGAGTCATTAGAATATCACACTATTTGTAAGATTAGTTTCTCTTCTTGCCGATCTCTTTAAATCTCTCTCTTTTTCGGCATTTTGTTGGCTGTTGCAGTGAAGAGATCTTAACATAGTTTAAGTTCTTAAATTCTCTCAAAGAAAGAGAACGCAAGTGATAAGTCAAGATGCAACTTTCACAATTTGACAAGAGTCTCTAGCATTCATAAGAGGAATTTGCTCTCTGGTTAGTACAAAAGGTGTGTTGTTCTTTATATATGGGCCTAGAAGCTACATTTTCCCTAATTGGTTTTTAGTTGTTTGACACTTCTCCTTTGGTTCTAAACCGTTTCTTCAGCAtgttaaggctccgtttggtttgacgtaaaacgttttcagtggaaaacatttttcaagaaaaaatacaatttcaaactagttttcctttgtttggtttctTACAATAAAATTCATAGAAAAAGGAAATTTGGAGAAGATAGTTGAAGATTGATGAGAAAAAGGAAGTTTTCCTTCAAAATAGAGGTGATCAAAATTTGGGCAGGGCATTACCACAAATAAGCCCAAATCCATAAATTTGGAGTGGGCTTTTCGGGCCAAAATGGCCTTTCGGGCCAGGCTCGGGATTTAGTCTAGTAATGTTTGTTTTAGGCTAGCCAAACCCTACTTTCGGGTTGGGTCTGGTCGGGCCAGCGGGACAGGCAATAGTTGTTCAGGTCTTTTtaaatggaaaaggtttttccaactttgagggagttatggaaaatAGTTTTTCATCCCctgccaaaccaaacaacgcAAAATGATTTGAAagtggaaaatcgttttccataaaaacgttttacactaAACCAAACACTCCCTAAACGTTGCATTTTGTATTGTTCTCAGGAAAGCattttgaaaattgtttataaaCAATTAGTTTGACGGATCATTGTTTTGTTTTTGCATGTAGTGGACAATCTGATGATGTTGGCCCTCAGAAATATAACCTGCTGATTTCAACCAGGAGAGAATATATTATTCAAACTGAAAGTTGCCTCTACAAGAATCAGGCCATGGACGAACAAGGGAATGGTAGAGTGAGTATTATCTTACAAATAGTAAGGTTGAAAGAACTTGTCCGAAAATGGCACAACGCAACTGTCAAATCAGCACAGTCTAACTCTAACTCTAACCAACATGGTCATTCTCATTCTCAACCGGGTGGAATCGCACCTGAAGTATGTAAGCGGTTAAAAAAGTCAGCTGTTGGATTTGATTCAGATGAGGACGGGTGCCAAAGCCCTGAACCACCTCCTGATGTTCCCAAGGGATATCTAGCCGTTTATGTGGGGCCCGTGCTCCGGAGGAGGTTCATCATCCCCACTTCTTACCTTACCCATCATCTTTTCAAGGTACTCCTTGAAAAGGCAGAGGAAGAGTTTGGGTATGAGCATGGTGGTGGTGGCATTACCATTCCTTGTGACATTGAGATCTTTAAGTATCTTATAAAGTGCATCGAAAGTGAGAACATAAACGAGAGAGAACGTCCCACCGAAGCAGGtaaaaacattcaaattttTTACTTTTCCTGTTGTTTGGCTTTATCTTGTTATGAGAATAGATTGTGTCATTGTATATTCATGCATCGATTACTCGATCAACAATGGTTTTAGGCCATGTATAAAAGATATATGCCTAGAATCAATGATTATTTTCGTTGGGAAAAACTAGATGTCCAAATTGAAAGGTCGTGATTTGGGGCATGTTTGGTATAAATTTAGGAAATGAAATGGAAAGGAAATAAATAAGAAGGGGAAAGGGTAATGTTAACTATTGTCATGATATGTATGTTGTTTGGTATACCTCGGGAAAGGAATCATCTCTAACAAATAAAGATCAATAAGGGTAACAATTTAGTTACCATAGGGTTAAGAAAGGTAACAAATGGTGGTAATGGTTACAATAGTTAAGTGATTCTATTTTCATCACTTAAAAACATTATATCAAACATGCTCTTAGACATTATGGTGATAGTCTTTTCACGAAAACCATATATTCAAGAAGTTTTGCTTATTTGGTGGGAGAATAGAAGGTTAGGTTAGGCTTATTATATTTTATGAGATACTAATCCTAAGAAATTTGGGAAAATTTTGCAGTGGATGAATCTGCAAAATGAAGACTAAGCATCAATGCATGTTCTTTGTAAAGAGTTTGAAGCATAGGTTGTTTAACCCCCTAGTCGGCCTAGTGTAaaggaagttttttttttcttattgtaCGCggcattttctttttcttgttttcattACGTATggtagttaattaattagagttggATCATCGTTGTTCCCCTCTTATTTTCCGGGGTTGAGGGAGGATTATGAACT contains these protein-coding regions:
- the LOC110788867 gene encoding uncharacterized protein; translation: MPLPNYTSSGQSDDVGPQKYNLLISTRREYIIQTESCLYKNQAMDEQGNGRVSIILQIVRLKELVRKWHNATVKSAQSNSNSNQHGHSHSQPGGIAPEVCKRLKKSAVGFDSDEDGCQSPEPPPDVPKGYLAVYVGPVLRRRFIIPTSYLTHHLFKVLLEKAEEEFGYEHGGGGITIPCDIEIFKYLIKCIESENINERERPTEAVDESAK